In one Culex quinquefasciatus strain JHB chromosome 2, VPISU_Cqui_1.0_pri_paternal, whole genome shotgun sequence genomic region, the following are encoded:
- the LOC6049705 gene encoding uncharacterized protein LOC6049705: MVSQRTACLSFVLIYCALWATCAFSAALSCDSCGRECASACGTRHFRTCCFNYLRKRSSTPPLAPPRNTIELPWLTPKARHDLLESQDSRSYADNDLLEYVEVIRDSSGASSAGAASDNKRNSLIASHSSGHMALGKFRRPRPAADQDGRDLGRDSEMKTSEETDPNRLQLLYDA; this comes from the coding sequence ATTGCGCGCTGTGGGCGACCTGCGCCTTCTCGGCGGCCCTTTCCTGCGACTCGTGTGGCCGCGAGTGTGCCTCCGCCTGTGGAACGCGCCACTTCCGGACGTGCTGCTTCAACTACCTGCGGAAGCGAAGTTCAACGCCGCCGTTGGCCCCACCACGCAACACCATAGAGCTGCCCTGGTTGACCCCAAAGGCCCGCCACGACCTGCTGGAAAGTCAAGACAGTCGGTCCTACGCGGACAACGACCTGCTCGAGTACGTGGAAGTGATCCGGGACAGTTCGGGTGCAAGTTCCGCCGGTGCCGCTTCGGACAACAAACGCAACTCGTTGATCGCGAGTCACTCCAGTGGCCACATGGCGCTGGGCAAGTTCCGCCGGCCCCGACCCGCTGCGGACCAGGACGGGCGGGATTTGGGGCGCGATTCCGAGATGAAAACCAGCGAAGAAACGGACCCGAACCGGCTACAGCTGCTGTACGACGCTTAA